One genomic window of Haloarchaeobius salinus includes the following:
- a CDS encoding DUF7533 family protein has product MGQTIFGQFSLLVTLAFALPAMAAGVDLFFVQGNTTWGGALIGIGILMILMERYVDNPFDAGSIVGETVVEAAVKEPDEGEDAE; this is encoded by the coding sequence ATGGGCCAGACCATCTTCGGGCAGTTCTCGCTGCTGGTGACGCTCGCGTTCGCGCTGCCGGCGATGGCGGCGGGCGTCGACCTCTTCTTCGTCCAGGGGAACACCACCTGGGGCGGGGCGCTCATCGGCATCGGTATCCTGATGATCCTGATGGAGAGGTACGTCGACAACCCGTTCGACGCGGGCAGCATCGTCGGCGAGACGGTCGTCGAGGCGGCGGTGAAGGAGCCCGACGAGGGCGAGGACGCGGAGTAG
- a CDS encoding M24 family metallopeptidase: MTLPVPFEHVREELRDRDAAAFVHVGREDDPTLRYLGRAGRVDGELAVVVTAESAMLLAADAPAAARESFPGDSVLPAGGEIPTGERVAAVLDDLGLSGTVLTPRTVPHDAALYLEQSGYEVASTAVVEDARVAKTDAERLRQSTVQSAACAGMRRAAAVLDATHVHEGRLDWEDAPLTALRLRREVDAAVAAEGMLSGYTAIGVDGEPATPRSETTIEPGQTVVVDLAPQGPDGYHGRLVRTFVVDGDGGWTRRAQLAAEGALDAAIPQLSPDGGDSVVTELDAEVTAYGFEPSPDSGGYGVGLERHERPTLDATDELPVGAVLALDVRVSDPAEGTVRLADLVAVTEDGGELLGAFPRSLSP; the protein is encoded by the coding sequence ATGACGCTTCCCGTTCCGTTCGAGCACGTCCGCGAGGAGCTCCGCGACCGCGACGCCGCCGCGTTCGTCCACGTCGGCCGCGAGGACGACCCGACGCTCCGGTACCTCGGCCGCGCCGGCCGCGTCGACGGCGAACTCGCCGTCGTCGTCACCGCCGAGTCCGCGATGCTGCTCGCCGCCGACGCTCCGGCCGCCGCCCGCGAGTCGTTCCCCGGCGACAGCGTGCTCCCCGCCGGCGGGGAGATCCCGACGGGCGAGCGCGTCGCCGCCGTGCTCGACGACCTCGGGCTGTCGGGCACCGTGCTCACCCCGAGAACCGTCCCGCACGACGCCGCGCTCTACCTCGAGCAATCGGGGTACGAGGTCGCGTCCACGGCCGTCGTCGAGGACGCACGGGTCGCAAAGACCGACGCCGAGCGCCTCCGCCAGTCGACGGTGCAGTCCGCGGCCTGCGCCGGGATGCGCCGGGCCGCCGCCGTGCTCGATGCGACCCACGTCCACGAGGGTCGCCTCGACTGGGAGGACGCCCCCCTGACCGCGCTCCGACTCCGCCGCGAGGTCGACGCCGCCGTCGCCGCCGAGGGGATGCTGTCCGGCTACACCGCCATCGGCGTCGACGGCGAGCCCGCGACGCCCCGCTCCGAGACCACCATCGAACCCGGACAGACGGTCGTCGTCGACCTCGCACCGCAGGGCCCCGACGGCTACCACGGCCGGCTCGTCCGCACGTTCGTCGTCGACGGCGACGGCGGCTGGACCCGCCGCGCACAGCTCGCCGCCGAGGGTGCACTCGACGCCGCCATCCCCCAGCTCTCACCCGACGGGGGCGATTCCGTGGTGACCGAGCTCGACGCCGAGGTGACCGCCTACGGCTTCGAACCGTCGCCCGACTCGGGTGGGTACGGCGTCGGCCTCGAACGCCACGAACGGCCCACGCTCGACGCGACCGACGAGCTCCCCGTCGGCGCGGTGCTCGCGCTCGACGTGCGTGTCTCCGACCCCGCAGAAGGCACCGTCCGTCTCGCCGACCTCGTCGCCGTCACCGAAGATGGCGGGGAGTTGCTGGGTGCGTTCCCCCGCTCGCTCTCGCCCTGA
- a CDS encoding UvrD-helicase domain-containing protein — MSDADTKLTRLFGGPGSGKTTALLDRVEELLEREDVTHRDILVVSYTRAAAAEVRERLAERLDINPRSLQGNVCTMHAKAYELLNLSRGDVVSESDKEEFCEEYGIEYEDEYGGAGRRTARSTTIGNKIIATSQWLQRTERDVADWYDVPFQWNVEEVRLPPDIDPNAQDGNKYTPTWPSDDDRIDVPEVIRAWRNYKGEHDLTGFADMLERVKQRSLLPSVDHLVIDEFQDITTLQHEVYEEWKPHMDSVLIAGDDDQVVYAWQGADPDLLLEADPDEDVILPNSYRLPSRILNVVNREIRHIDKRQDKDLKPRKEGGTVEAIENPSMLDLVRNVRRTVQNDDGTVMVLFRARYQMFQFIDEFISEGIPFKSLTDQRMWTDRLDDYVTAVEALDEDDDINGLQARRLADMLADSAFGTNERDDLFDAIDAEQEDAGVEDLTELDVDPSLVTDFVPFMPGPASASDMVRKVTSFQRKSMKAYFATQEYRGMERDAVRVGTIHSAKGREADHVFVGTDLTEKVVEQMVATVDEDALSDDIEFTKTTSPVPVLTDNERRVFYVGMSRARERLVLLENLVSGAPTLPIDVLLNNELTGATTDELAELASEPLEAAD, encoded by the coding sequence ATGAGCGACGCCGACACGAAACTCACCCGCCTGTTCGGTGGGCCGGGGAGTGGGAAGACGACAGCCCTCCTCGACCGCGTCGAGGAACTGCTCGAACGAGAGGACGTCACCCACCGCGACATCCTCGTCGTCTCCTACACCCGCGCCGCCGCCGCCGAGGTCCGCGAGCGACTCGCCGAGCGACTCGATATCAACCCCCGCTCTCTGCAGGGCAACGTCTGTACGATGCACGCGAAGGCGTACGAGCTGCTGAACCTCTCCCGCGGCGACGTCGTCAGCGAGTCCGACAAGGAGGAGTTCTGCGAGGAGTACGGCATCGAGTACGAGGACGAGTACGGCGGCGCGGGCCGCCGGACCGCCCGCTCGACCACCATCGGGAACAAGATTATCGCCACCTCGCAGTGGCTCCAGCGGACCGAGCGCGACGTCGCCGACTGGTACGACGTGCCCTTCCAGTGGAACGTCGAGGAGGTCCGCCTCCCGCCGGATATCGACCCGAACGCACAGGACGGCAACAAGTACACGCCGACGTGGCCCTCGGACGACGACCGCATCGACGTCCCCGAGGTCATCCGCGCCTGGCGGAACTACAAGGGCGAGCACGACCTCACCGGCTTCGCGGACATGCTCGAACGCGTGAAGCAGCGTTCGCTGCTGCCCAGCGTCGACCACCTCGTCATCGACGAGTTCCAGGACATCACGACCCTCCAGCACGAGGTGTACGAGGAGTGGAAACCCCACATGGACAGCGTGCTCATCGCCGGTGACGACGACCAGGTCGTCTACGCCTGGCAGGGCGCGGACCCCGACCTCCTGCTCGAGGCCGACCCCGACGAGGACGTCATCCTCCCGAACTCCTACCGGCTGCCCTCGCGCATCCTGAACGTCGTCAACCGCGAGATCCGCCACATCGACAAGCGTCAGGACAAGGACCTCAAGCCGCGCAAGGAGGGCGGCACCGTCGAGGCCATCGAGAACCCCTCGATGCTCGACCTGGTCCGGAACGTCCGCCGCACCGTCCAGAACGACGACGGCACCGTGATGGTGCTGTTCCGGGCGCGCTACCAGATGTTCCAGTTCATCGACGAGTTCATCAGCGAGGGCATCCCGTTCAAGTCCCTGACCGACCAGCGCATGTGGACCGACCGGCTCGACGACTACGTCACCGCGGTCGAGGCGCTCGACGAGGACGACGACATCAACGGCCTGCAGGCCCGCCGCCTCGCCGACATGCTCGCCGACTCCGCGTTCGGCACGAACGAGCGCGACGACCTGTTCGACGCCATCGACGCCGAACAGGAGGACGCGGGCGTCGAGGACCTCACCGAACTCGACGTCGACCCGAGCCTCGTCACCGACTTCGTCCCGTTCATGCCCGGTCCCGCCTCCGCGTCGGACATGGTCCGGAAGGTCACGTCCTTCCAGCGCAAGTCGATGAAGGCGTACTTCGCGACCCAGGAGTACCGCGGCATGGAGCGCGACGCCGTCCGCGTCGGCACCATCCACTCCGCGAAGGGTCGCGAGGCCGACCACGTGTTCGTCGGCACCGACCTCACCGAGAAGGTCGTCGAACAGATGGTCGCCACCGTCGACGAGGACGCCCTCTCCGACGACATCGAGTTCACGAAGACCACCTCGCCCGTGCCGGTGCTGACCGACAACGAGCGCCGGGTGTTCTACGTCGGGATGTCCCGCGCCCGCGAACGGCTCGTACTGCTCGAGAACCTCGTCAGCGGTGCCCCCACGCTCCCCATCGACGTGCTGTTGAACAACGAGCTCACCGGGGCCACCACGGACGAACTCGCCGAGCTGGCGAGCGAGCCCCTCGAGGCCGCCGACTGA
- a CDS encoding DUF7563 family protein encodes MPECQNCGSFVTEAYARVFTPRGIDDPRVCPNCKDKIRDGSDVREARSPRNN; translated from the coding sequence ATGCCGGAATGTCAGAACTGCGGGTCCTTCGTCACCGAGGCGTACGCGCGAGTGTTCACACCACGCGGCATCGACGATCCGCGCGTCTGCCCCAACTGCAAGGACAAGATCCGCGACGGCAGCGACGTTCGAGAGGCGCGGTCCCCCCGGAACAACTAG
- a CDS encoding HVO_0416 family zinc finger protein: MASAPDSGDDVFDEFLSDRGHETERVGWERNYNKLQCPDCMALHDESADDCTVCGWEPTPA, encoded by the coding sequence ATGGCGTCCGCACCCGACTCCGGTGACGACGTGTTCGACGAATTCCTCTCGGACCGCGGTCACGAAACAGAGCGAGTAGGGTGGGAACGGAACTACAACAAGCTACAGTGTCCCGACTGCATGGCGCTGCACGACGAGTCCGCCGACGACTGCACGGTCTGTGGCTGGGAGCCGACCCCGGCGTGA
- the ubaA gene encoding SAMP-activating enzyme E1 translates to MTDLSLSPTQLDRYSRHVIMDEVGPDGQANLLDASVCCVGAGGLGSPVLAYLAAAGVGRIGIVDDDTVERSNLQRQVVHGDDDVGRPKVDSAAEFVENLNPDITVDRHELRVDADTVGDLVADYDLVVDGSDNFPTRYVINDACVLAGKPFVHGAIYRFEGQATTYLPDGPCYRCVFPEAPEPGTVPDCATTGVLGVLPGVVGGIMATEVVKHFVPVGDPLDDRMLVYDAADMTTDEVPVAKNPDCPVCGDEPTVRSLGDVSYSGTCAVE, encoded by the coding sequence ATGACCGACCTCTCGCTCTCGCCGACCCAGCTGGACCGCTACTCCCGGCACGTCATCATGGACGAGGTCGGTCCCGACGGCCAGGCGAACCTGCTCGACGCCTCGGTCTGCTGTGTCGGTGCCGGCGGGCTCGGCTCGCCCGTCCTCGCCTACCTCGCCGCCGCCGGCGTCGGCCGCATCGGCATCGTCGACGACGACACCGTCGAGCGCTCGAACCTCCAGCGGCAGGTCGTCCACGGCGACGACGACGTCGGCCGCCCGAAGGTCGACAGCGCGGCCGAGTTCGTCGAGAACCTGAACCCCGACATCACCGTCGACCGCCACGAGCTCCGGGTCGACGCGGACACCGTCGGGGACCTCGTCGCCGACTACGACCTCGTCGTCGACGGCTCGGACAACTTCCCGACCCGGTACGTGATCAACGACGCCTGCGTCCTCGCTGGAAAACCGTTCGTCCACGGCGCAATCTACCGGTTCGAGGGGCAGGCGACGACGTACCTGCCGGACGGCCCCTGCTACCGCTGCGTCTTCCCCGAGGCCCCCGAACCCGGCACGGTCCCGGACTGCGCGACGACCGGCGTCCTCGGTGTGCTCCCGGGCGTCGTCGGCGGCATCATGGCCACCGAGGTCGTCAAGCACTTCGTGCCGGTCGGCGACCCGCTGGACGACCGGATGCTCGTCTACGACGCCGCCGACATGACCACCGACGAGGTGCCCGTCGCGAAGAACCCCGACTGCCCGGTGTGTGGCGACGAACCGACCGTGCGGTCGCTGGGTGACGTGAGCTACTCGGGGACGTGTGCGGTGGAGTGA
- a CDS encoding outer membrane protein assembly factor BamB family protein: MPSDTPSTPSSLRRTFLASASTVGIGALAGCSTVDTLLGDGVEPPERQVPANWTPNPDDWPTEQYGFARTGHNPFASPPREEPSAVWTEDVSTLGGNFDNLIVAGGWVLADLSGTVVALDPETGEQGWRWSTRGNGGNLEYVMGRVYAGNGDGIVALDSFDGELVWSTRLGNFDVWDYDLVEREGWVFLFGPDEVRCLHADTGEVVDRLEREGLHRVATDGSVLYGGDRVFSALAVDDRRLERRWENDYLGYETTDSPVVDDGLVYRGEYRVFEDDDLPQSRLTVYDTNPEHGVQTVTVPFDQGLRTPAVADGTAYVATADVRTGTLRQDGVVAAVTHDGEVQWRFQPDADPRSPVVADGTVYTGPYRNLANSLVALDAETGEELWRRPVNERPELAVAGETLYVATDGEVRALRA; this comes from the coding sequence GTGCCGTCCGACACACCCTCCACTCCGAGTTCCCTCCGTCGCACGTTCCTCGCCTCGGCCTCGACCGTCGGTATCGGTGCCCTCGCGGGCTGTTCGACCGTCGACACGCTGCTCGGCGACGGGGTCGAGCCGCCGGAGCGTCAGGTGCCCGCCAACTGGACGCCGAATCCGGACGACTGGCCGACCGAACAGTACGGCTTCGCACGGACCGGTCACAACCCGTTCGCGTCGCCGCCCCGGGAGGAGCCGTCGGCCGTCTGGACCGAGGACGTGAGCACCCTCGGCGGCAACTTCGACAACCTGATCGTGGCAGGCGGGTGGGTGCTGGCGGACCTCTCGGGGACGGTCGTCGCCTTGGACCCCGAGACCGGCGAGCAGGGCTGGCGATGGTCCACCCGGGGGAACGGGGGAAACCTGGAGTACGTCATGGGAAGGGTCTACGCCGGGAACGGGGACGGGATCGTCGCGCTAGACTCCTTCGACGGGGAACTGGTCTGGTCGACCAGACTCGGTAACTTCGACGTGTGGGACTACGACCTCGTGGAGCGCGAGGGCTGGGTGTTCCTGTTCGGCCCGGACGAGGTGCGGTGCCTCCACGCCGACACCGGGGAGGTGGTCGACCGACTGGAGCGTGAGGGGCTACACCGTGTCGCGACCGACGGCAGCGTGCTGTACGGTGGGGACCGAGTCTTCTCTGCCCTGGCCGTCGACGACCGCCGTCTCGAACGACGGTGGGAGAACGACTACCTGGGCTACGAGACGACTGACAGTCCGGTCGTCGACGACGGTCTCGTCTACCGCGGCGAATATCGGGTTTTCGAGGACGATGACCTGCCCCAGAGTCGACTGACCGTGTACGACACGAACCCCGAACACGGTGTCCAGACGGTGACGGTCCCGTTCGATCAGGGACTCCGGACACCCGCCGTCGCCGACGGGACCGCATACGTCGCCACGGCCGACGTGCGGACGGGCACGCTGAGACAGGACGGCGTCGTCGCCGCGGTGACACACGACGGCGAGGTGCAATGGCGGTTCCAGCCCGATGCCGACCCACGGTCGCCGGTCGTCGCAGACGGCACCGTCTACACGGGACCGTACCGGAATCTGGCGAACTCACTCGTCGCGCTCGACGCCGAGACAGGTGAGGAGCTCTGGCGACGGCCCGTCAACGAGCGGCCCGAACTCGCCGTCGCTGGCGAGACGCTGTACGTCGCGACCGACGGAGAGGTGCGGGCACTCCGAGCCTGA
- the mutL gene encoding DNA mismatch repair endonuclease MutL: MPDTDIRKLDQATVERIAAGEVVERPASVVKELVENSLDADATRVDVAVENGGVDGVTVADDGVGMTEADVRAAVREHTTSKIRDIDDLEGGVGTLGFRGEALHTIGAVSRTTIRTKPRDTDDGPAEGTELVYEGGEVQSVGPVGRPAGTTIEVAELFFNTPARKKYLKTRATEFSHVNRVVTRYALANPDVAVSLEHDGREVFGTTGQGDLRSAVLAVYGKEVAQAMESVDAPDLDDGPLDAVSGLVSHPETTRSTREYVSTFVNGRFVTSKPVRDAVLSAYDGQLAGDRYPFVVLDLSVDPGEVDVNVHPRKMEVRFSDEAGVRRQVHAAVEDALLDAGLLRSSAPRGKSKAPEADVRPEAATDVTETADTAEPTTGTDETAASAGDTASRDTRNRVSSTEHPAQSRPAGESSSPSTPAADAGSSTPAADTEPASTAEPTTSTEPTESTDETTDAPDWGTTETRERPTDLGEFGPGDSQSSGGWPDPPSSSEHAGPATPESADDRKFGGERTQTTLTGEDATERTDYDALPRLEVLGQYRDTYFVATSPDGLVLVDQHAADERVNYERLRAQFEEGATAQTLAEPVELELTAGEAAAFPDYREALSALGFRAERTGDRTVAVTAVPAVFRKTLDPEDLRDVLAGFVAEGADGEATVDELADEFVADLACYPSITGNTSLTEGSVVGLLAALDDCENPWACPHGRPTLVSFPDDEIEARFERDYPGHGG, translated from the coding sequence ATGCCCGACACGGACATCCGGAAGCTCGACCAGGCGACGGTCGAGCGCATCGCCGCCGGCGAGGTCGTCGAGCGCCCGGCGTCGGTGGTGAAGGAGCTCGTCGAGAACAGCCTCGACGCCGACGCGACCCGGGTCGACGTCGCCGTGGAGAACGGCGGGGTCGACGGCGTGACGGTCGCGGACGACGGCGTGGGGATGACGGAGGCCGACGTGCGCGCCGCGGTCCGCGAACACACGACGAGCAAGATACGCGACATCGACGACCTCGAAGGTGGGGTGGGTACGCTCGGCTTCCGGGGGGAGGCGCTGCACACCATCGGGGCGGTCTCCAGAACGACGATCCGAACGAAGCCGCGGGACACCGACGACGGCCCGGCGGAGGGAACCGAACTCGTCTACGAGGGCGGCGAGGTGCAGTCCGTCGGACCGGTCGGCAGACCGGCCGGGACGACCATCGAGGTCGCGGAGCTGTTCTTCAACACGCCGGCACGGAAGAAGTACCTGAAGACCCGCGCGACGGAGTTCAGCCACGTCAACCGCGTCGTGACGCGCTACGCGCTGGCGAACCCCGACGTGGCCGTCTCGCTAGAGCACGACGGCCGGGAGGTGTTCGGGACGACCGGGCAGGGCGACCTGCGCTCGGCGGTCCTCGCCGTCTACGGCAAGGAGGTCGCGCAGGCGATGGAGTCCGTCGACGCCCCGGACCTCGACGACGGCCCGCTCGACGCCGTCTCGGGACTGGTCTCGCACCCGGAGACGACCCGGAGCACCCGCGAGTACGTCTCGACGTTCGTCAACGGCCGGTTCGTCACCTCGAAGCCCGTCCGGGACGCGGTGCTCTCGGCGTACGACGGTCAGCTCGCCGGCGACCGCTACCCGTTCGTCGTGCTCGACCTCTCGGTCGACCCCGGCGAGGTCGACGTGAACGTCCACCCGCGCAAGATGGAGGTGCGGTTCTCCGATGAGGCGGGCGTGCGCCGGCAGGTCCACGCCGCCGTCGAGGACGCGCTGCTCGACGCCGGCCTCCTCCGGTCGTCGGCCCCGCGCGGGAAGTCGAAGGCTCCGGAGGCGGACGTGCGGCCCGAGGCGGCGACCGACGTGACGGAAACCGCCGATACCGCGGAACCGACCACCGGGACGGACGAGACGGCGGCCAGCGCCGGGGATACCGCGTCTCGGGACACCCGGAACCGCGTGTCGTCGACGGAGCACCCGGCCCAGTCGCGGCCGGCCGGCGAGTCCTCGTCGCCATCGACGCCCGCAGCCGATGCCGGGTCGTCGACGCCGGCCGCCGACACGGAGCCCGCATCGACGGCGGAGCCGACCACGTCGACCGAGCCCACCGAATCGACCGACGAAACGACCGACGCGCCGGACTGGGGGACCACCGAGACGCGCGAGCGGCCGACCGACCTCGGCGAGTTCGGTCCCGGTGACTCCCAGTCGTCGGGCGGCTGGCCGGACCCGCCGTCGTCGAGCGAGCACGCGGGACCGGCCACACCGGAATCGGCGGACGACCGCAAGTTCGGCGGCGAGCGCACCCAGACGACGTTGACCGGCGAGGACGCCACCGAACGGACCGACTACGACGCGCTCCCCCGGCTGGAGGTGCTCGGACAGTACCGCGACACGTACTTCGTCGCCACCTCGCCCGACGGCCTCGTCCTCGTCGACCAGCACGCCGCCGACGAGCGGGTCAACTACGAGCGGCTCCGGGCGCAGTTCGAGGAGGGCGCGACCGCCCAGACCCTGGCCGAGCCGGTCGAACTCGAGCTCACCGCCGGGGAGGCCGCGGCGTTCCCGGACTACCGCGAGGCGCTCTCCGCACTCGGCTTCCGCGCCGAGCGGACGGGCGACCGGACGGTGGCCGTGACCGCGGTCCCCGCCGTCTTCCGGAAGACGCTCGACCCCGAGGACCTGCGGGACGTGCTCGCCGGCTTCGTCGCCGAGGGGGCCGACGGCGAGGCGACCGTGGACGAGCTGGCCGACGAGTTCGTCGCCGACCTCGCCTGCTACCCCTCGATCACGGGCAACACGTCGCTGACCGAGGGCTCCGTGGTCGGCCTGCTCGCGGCGCTCGACGACTGCGAGAACCCGTGGGCCTGCCCGCACGGCCGCCCGACGCTCGTCTCGTTCCCCGACGACGAGATCGAGGCGCGCTTCGAGCGCGACTACCCGGGCCACGGTGGGTAG
- the rtcA gene encoding RNA 3'-terminal phosphate cyclase produces the protein MRTIDGGDGGGQVLRSALSLAAVRGEPVRVENVRGDRPNPGLKHQHLAGLSAIATVCDATVEGDDLGSETVVFDPGEPEPGCYAVDVGTAGAVTLVFETLLPLSATLDGPLSVTATGGTDVAWSPALDYYERVRLPLARRAGLHAALETDRRGFYPEGGGEATLHVAPGDPRPLSLTGRGELRCVRVRSVASADLADADVAARQATAATDALRGAVAAPVRERTVTTVDARSTGSAVLVVLDYEDTVAGFDALGEPGRPAEDVAEAAVDDAVAFHRGRGTVDAHAGDQLVLPLALGGGRGRLPRVTDHVETNVAVAQGFGYDVSLDERDGGVRLSG, from the coding sequence ATGCGGACCATCGACGGCGGCGACGGCGGGGGGCAGGTCCTCCGGTCGGCCCTCTCGCTCGCGGCCGTCCGTGGCGAGCCGGTCCGGGTCGAGAACGTTCGCGGGGACCGTCCGAACCCCGGACTCAAACACCAGCATCTCGCCGGACTCTCCGCCATCGCGACGGTCTGTGACGCCACGGTCGAGGGCGACGACCTCGGCAGCGAGACGGTCGTCTTCGACCCCGGCGAGCCCGAGCCCGGGTGCTACGCCGTCGACGTGGGCACTGCGGGGGCCGTCACGCTCGTCTTCGAGACCCTGCTCCCGCTCTCGGCGACCCTCGACGGCCCGCTGTCGGTGACCGCGACCGGCGGGACCGACGTGGCGTGGTCGCCGGCGCTCGACTACTACGAGCGGGTCCGGCTGCCGCTCGCGCGTCGGGCCGGCCTCCACGCCGCCCTCGAAACCGACCGACGGGGGTTCTACCCGGAGGGCGGCGGCGAGGCGACGCTGCACGTCGCGCCGGGCGACCCGCGACCGCTCTCGCTCACGGGTCGCGGCGAACTCCGCTGTGTCCGCGTGCGCTCGGTCGCCTCCGCCGACCTCGCCGACGCCGACGTGGCGGCGCGACAGGCGACCGCGGCGACAGATGCGCTGCGGGGAGCCGTCGCCGCACCGGTCCGGGAGCGCACCGTCACGACCGTCGACGCCCGGTCGACGGGCTCGGCCGTCCTGGTCGTGTTGGACTACGAGGACACCGTCGCCGGGTTCGATGCGCTCGGGGAGCCCGGTCGCCCGGCCGAGGACGTGGCGGAGGCGGCCGTCGACGACGCCGTGGCGTTCCACCGTGGACGGGGGACCGTCGACGCCCACGCCGGGGACCAGCTCGTCCTCCCCCTCGCACTCGGTGGTGGGAGGGGCCGGCTCCCGCGAGTTACCGACCACGTCGAGACGAACGTCGCCGTCGCGCAGGGGTTCGGCTACGACGTCTCCCTCGACGAGCGCGACGGTGGCGTGCGTCTGTCGGGCTGA
- the kdgK1 gene encoding bifunctional 2-dehydro-3-deoxygluconokinase/2-dehydro-3-deoxygalactonokinase has protein sequence MSDDLVTFGESMLRLSPPGNERVETTGQLDVHAAGAESNTAIAAERLGAKAAWMSKLPDTPPGRRIANGIRKHDITTDVVWSEDGRPGAYYLEHAGKPRGTNVVYDRADSEFSTAAAEEFNLDRVRDATAFYTTGITPALSEQMRETTVNMLSVARNAGTMVAFDVNYRRKLWSPEAARNTITRLFPAIDVLVIAAKDAEAVLDYDGEPTQLAHHLASEYEFRTVVVTRGEHGAVAIHDNVVHEQDAFETDTHDPIGSGDAFTGAFLARRLSGDDVARSLKYATATAALKRTIPGDVATVTKSEVEAIVGDRTEDISR, from the coding sequence ATGAGCGACGACCTCGTCACGTTCGGCGAGTCCATGCTGCGGCTCTCGCCGCCGGGGAACGAGCGGGTGGAGACGACCGGGCAGCTGGACGTCCACGCCGCCGGTGCCGAGTCGAACACGGCCATCGCGGCCGAGCGACTCGGCGCGAAGGCGGCCTGGATGTCGAAGCTCCCCGACACGCCGCCGGGTCGTCGCATCGCGAACGGCATCCGCAAGCACGACATCACGACGGACGTGGTCTGGTCCGAGGACGGCCGCCCGGGGGCGTACTACCTCGAACACGCGGGCAAGCCCCGCGGGACGAACGTCGTCTACGACCGCGCCGACTCCGAGTTCTCGACGGCCGCCGCCGAGGAGTTCAACCTCGACCGGGTGCGCGACGCGACCGCCTTCTACACGACCGGCATCACGCCCGCGCTCTCCGAGCAGATGCGCGAGACGACCGTCAACATGCTGAGCGTCGCCCGCAACGCCGGCACGATGGTCGCCTTCGACGTGAACTACCGGCGCAAGCTCTGGTCGCCCGAGGCGGCCCGGAACACCATCACGCGGCTGTTCCCGGCCATCGACGTGCTCGTCATCGCGGCGAAGGACGCCGAGGCGGTGCTCGACTACGACGGCGAGCCGACCCAGCTCGCCCACCACCTCGCCTCGGAGTACGAGTTCCGCACCGTCGTCGTCACCCGTGGCGAACACGGCGCGGTCGCCATCCACGACAACGTCGTCCACGAGCAGGACGCCTTCGAGACCGACACGCACGACCCCATCGGCTCCGGTGACGCCTTCACGGGTGCGTTCCTCGCCCGCCGGCTCTCGGGCGACGACGTCGCTCGCTCGCTGAAGTACGCCACCGCGACCGCCGCGCTCAAGCGGACCATCCCCGGCGACGTGGCCACCGTCACCAAGTCCGAGGTCGAGGCCATCGTCGGCGACCGCACCGAGGACATCTCGCGCTGA
- a CDS encoding universal stress protein, translated as MTYVVPFDDQRLSRVALDRAQSYASLTDERVVAVSVVPRNPGYATERGWLAPDESFDVRLVLDRLAEKVDSIAPEAEFEYVLADRYASPGTISSKIRRRARNMDATVVFVGSENAGRMLTTLRSVGHSVAADDTYDVHIVRHDRATGVPALDEYSNLFEE; from the coding sequence ATGACCTACGTCGTCCCGTTCGACGACCAGCGCCTCTCTCGTGTCGCGCTCGACCGTGCGCAGTCGTACGCGAGCCTGACCGACGAGCGCGTCGTCGCCGTCTCGGTCGTCCCGAGAAACCCCGGCTACGCCACGGAGCGCGGCTGGCTCGCCCCCGACGAGAGCTTCGACGTGCGGCTGGTGCTCGACCGACTCGCGGAGAAGGTCGACAGCATCGCACCCGAAGCCGAGTTCGAGTACGTCCTCGCGGACCGGTACGCGTCGCCGGGGACCATCTCCTCGAAGATCCGCCGCAGGGCCCGGAACATGGACGCGACCGTCGTCTTCGTCGGGAGCGAGAACGCCGGTCGGATGCTGACCACGCTCCGGAGCGTCGGCCACAGCGTCGCGGCCGACGACACCTACGACGTCCACATCGTCCGACACGACCGGGCGACCGGCGTGCCGGCGCTCGACGAGTACTCGAACCTGTTCGAGGAGTGA